A genomic segment from Pollutimonas thiosulfatoxidans encodes:
- a CDS encoding TRAP transporter large permease, translated as MSPDITWMLFGVIGLMLLRVPIAFSLLIPSLFYIHYADGVTLMIVLQRMTAGVDSFPLLAVPMFILMGNLANEAGVADRLYKFALSALGHIRGSLGYVTVASSLVFSWMSGSAISDAAALGKIQVPAMTKRGYGESFAVGLTASSTLIGPIMPPSVSAVVYGVVSGVSIGGLFLAGVVPALLITLVLMALVFLFSRNKPGLRLPRAPRKEIARAGVSASFSLLTPVIVLGGIFGGIFTPTEAASAAALYMIVLGLSYRTLGLKQFKSVFSSTASISGSIMLIIAAASLFGWVLGREQVPQLLASGMLQLTEDPVVFLIILNIFLLFIGTVMEPNSAVLILVPVIMPIAAQYGIEPIRLGSIIIFNLMIGLLTPPVGLVLFVLSSVTNLSVGKISRAVLPFLVPLVAILMIVTYVPWVTLALPNYMGFH; from the coding sequence ATGAGCCCGGACATCACGTGGATGCTCTTTGGCGTAATAGGGCTCATGTTGTTGCGCGTGCCGATCGCATTTTCGCTATTGATTCCATCGCTGTTTTATATCCACTATGCCGACGGCGTTACTTTGATGATCGTGCTGCAGCGCATGACCGCCGGCGTGGATTCGTTCCCGCTGCTTGCCGTGCCTATGTTCATCTTGATGGGCAATTTGGCCAATGAAGCAGGCGTTGCAGACCGCTTGTATAAATTCGCCCTGAGCGCTCTTGGCCATATACGGGGCAGCCTGGGGTACGTTACCGTTGCTTCGAGCCTTGTCTTTTCGTGGATGAGCGGCTCGGCAATATCCGATGCGGCAGCCCTGGGCAAGATACAGGTCCCAGCCATGACCAAGCGAGGCTACGGTGAGTCTTTCGCCGTGGGGCTGACTGCCTCATCAACCCTCATCGGTCCCATCATGCCGCCCAGTGTCTCGGCGGTCGTGTATGGCGTCGTATCTGGCGTGTCTATTGGGGGTTTATTCCTGGCCGGCGTTGTTCCGGCGCTGTTGATTACCTTGGTGCTGATGGCGCTGGTTTTTCTTTTTTCCCGAAACAAGCCTGGCCTGCGGCTGCCGCGAGCTCCCCGGAAGGAAATTGCGAGGGCGGGGGTGTCGGCATCGTTCTCTTTGTTGACTCCAGTCATCGTGCTGGGAGGGATATTTGGTGGGATTTTTACACCAACAGAAGCGGCAAGCGCGGCAGCCTTGTACATGATCGTATTGGGCCTCTCGTATAGAACCCTGGGTCTGAAGCAATTCAAGTCAGTGTTCTCGTCGACCGCTTCAATCAGCGGATCTATCATGCTGATTATTGCCGCTGCCAGTCTTTTCGGGTGGGTGTTGGGCCGGGAACAGGTGCCACAGCTATTGGCCTCCGGGATGTTGCAACTGACAGAAGATCCCGTCGTCTTCTTGATAATCCTTAATATATTCTTGCTGTTTATCGGCACTGTTATGGAGCCAAACTCTGCCGTGCTGATCCTGGTACCGGTGATCATGCCTATAGCGGCCCAGTACGGAATAGAACCGATAAGGCTGGGCTCCATCATTATCTTTAACTTAATGATCGGACTACTTACTCCGCCAGTTGGTCTGGTGTTGTTTGTCCTTAGCTCTGTGACGAACCTCTCGGTTGGAAAGATCTCGCGAGCCGTACTCCCATTTCTCGTACCCTTGGTCGCCATTCTGATGATAGTGACCTACGTGCCGTGGGTGACCCTGGCCTTGCCAAACTACATGGGCTTTCACTGA
- a CDS encoding LysR family transcriptional regulator, which yields MSNYDLTDLKIFLAVAQEGNIKRGAERSYLAPSSVSLRIKNLEEAIGASLLTRGARGVTLTPAGQVFVEHASRCVAQLNQMHADLSPYAQGVTGHLTLFANNNALSSFLPDDLATFFKLYPTVRVTLEERMSHDIVAAVASGRADVGIVALDTTHPGLELLPYRVDRLVLLAPLKSRIAREKSVSFSRCIAEPFISLQSGAALHTYLVNQAMALGKRLDIRVQVSGFRAISRLVASGAGVGVVPRTALERTDTERLAVIELTDDWSYRNLQICCQPHTPQQNVFARSLIEILRKPS from the coding sequence ATGAGCAATTACGACCTCACCGATCTGAAAATCTTCCTTGCAGTTGCGCAGGAAGGAAATATCAAGAGAGGCGCCGAGCGATCTTACCTGGCTCCTTCGTCCGTCAGTCTCCGCATCAAGAACCTAGAAGAAGCGATAGGAGCTTCCCTGCTTACGCGCGGAGCCAGAGGAGTGACGCTCACCCCTGCAGGTCAGGTGTTCGTAGAGCATGCCAGCCGTTGCGTAGCGCAACTGAATCAAATGCATGCAGACCTTTCGCCTTATGCCCAGGGCGTTACGGGCCATTTGACGCTTTTCGCTAATAACAACGCCTTGAGTTCGTTCCTCCCGGACGATCTGGCCACATTCTTCAAGCTCTATCCGACAGTGCGGGTGACCCTCGAGGAACGTATGAGTCACGATATTGTGGCTGCGGTCGCGTCTGGCCGGGCAGACGTCGGGATAGTCGCGCTCGATACGACTCATCCAGGCCTCGAATTATTACCATACAGAGTTGATCGTCTAGTTTTGTTGGCGCCTTTGAAGAGCCGTATCGCGCGGGAAAAATCAGTGAGCTTTTCTCGCTGTATCGCCGAGCCGTTCATCAGCCTGCAAAGCGGTGCAGCGCTACATACTTATTTGGTGAACCAGGCGATGGCTCTTGGCAAGCGGCTGGACATACGCGTGCAGGTGTCCGGCTTCCGAGCTATTTCGCGACTGGTCGCATCCGGCGCCGGGGTGGGCGTCGTGCCTCGAACCGCTTTAGAGCGCACCGATACGGAGCGTCTGGCAGTGATTGAGTTGACGGACGATTGGTCGTATCGCAATCTGCAGATATGCTGTCAGCCACACACTCCGCAACAAAACGTCTTTGCACGCTCTCTAATCGAGATATTAAGAAAACCATCTTAG
- a CDS encoding TRAP transporter small permease → MYKRIVKIETWLSLLLLVAMFVLIVVQVISRYLFEHPFSWTEELARYAMIWMIFVASVHLTSTGEHIVITLIDSIVPAAAVKWVIALSYLIVASTCLVLMVPGWTFVSRMFMATSPAMSIPMGWVYLASLSGMFLIMIQSLANIILIACGRIDGSIRLDEPVTAELGGKSI, encoded by the coding sequence ATGTACAAGCGGATCGTCAAGATTGAAACGTGGCTTTCCCTGCTGCTGCTGGTCGCCATGTTTGTATTGATCGTGGTCCAGGTCATCAGTCGCTACCTGTTCGAGCACCCGTTCTCATGGACCGAAGAGCTGGCCCGTTACGCGATGATCTGGATGATCTTCGTGGCATCGGTGCACTTGACCAGCACCGGCGAACATATTGTTATTACCTTGATTGACAGTATCGTACCGGCCGCTGCGGTGAAGTGGGTGATCGCCCTGTCGTATTTAATCGTAGCGAGCACCTGCCTGGTGCTTATGGTTCCGGGCTGGACGTTTGTATCACGCATGTTCATGGCGACGTCACCGGCAATGTCCATCCCTATGGGTTGGGTATACCTGGCCAGCCTTTCCGGGATGTTCCTGATTATGATCCAGTCACTGGCCAATATCATTTTGATTGCCTGTGGACGAATTGATGGCAGCATCCGCCTGGACGAGCCAGTAACAGCCGAGCTTGGCGGAAAGTCCATATGA
- a CDS encoding glycoside hydrolase family 1 protein, with translation MTPGIASYNSAVGAIAPLFDSYFLGGFECSSHRRKDGQRLDLLRGTQHDVYAIQDYQSLVEHGIRTVRDGIRWHLAEPSPGVYDWSSFLPMLRAAHQAGVQPIWDVCHYGWPDDIDIWSSAFVSRFARFAAAVASLVRDESPGVPYYCPVNEISFWAWAGGDTGDIGPCQRRRGMELKRQLVRATVAATEAIRAVDTRARFVCVDPVINVVPKDGRQLRRAENARLAQYEAWDMIAGRLMPELGGKPEHLDIVGVNVYAHNQWYLNGPPIRRGEPLYRPLREILAEVYQRYERPLFIAETGAEGDRRIPWLRYVCDEVASALDNGVPVGGICLYPITDYPGWDNDRHCPTGMLGFADAAGCRPVYQELGEEVLRQSERLLRSSQRPA, from the coding sequence ATGACTCCAGGAATCGCATCTTACAACTCTGCGGTGGGAGCCATTGCACCGTTATTCGACAGTTATTTTCTAGGCGGCTTCGAATGCTCGAGCCATCGCCGTAAAGACGGCCAGCGGCTGGATCTGCTGCGAGGAACGCAGCACGATGTATACGCAATTCAGGACTATCAGTCCCTGGTCGAGCATGGCATCAGAACCGTGCGGGATGGCATACGCTGGCATCTGGCCGAGCCCTCGCCCGGCGTTTATGACTGGTCCAGCTTCTTGCCCATGTTACGCGCCGCGCACCAGGCCGGTGTGCAACCCATCTGGGACGTGTGTCATTACGGCTGGCCGGACGATATTGATATCTGGTCGTCAGCTTTCGTAAGCAGGTTTGCGCGCTTTGCGGCCGCAGTCGCTTCCCTGGTGCGCGACGAATCGCCCGGGGTGCCCTACTACTGTCCGGTTAACGAGATTTCGTTTTGGGCCTGGGCAGGCGGCGACACCGGAGACATCGGCCCTTGCCAGCGCAGGCGCGGCATGGAGCTCAAACGGCAACTGGTACGTGCAACGGTTGCGGCCACGGAGGCAATCCGGGCGGTAGATACGCGGGCCCGATTTGTCTGCGTGGATCCGGTCATTAACGTGGTTCCCAAGGACGGGCGCCAGTTGCGGCGGGCGGAGAACGCCCGTCTGGCGCAATACGAGGCTTGGGACATGATCGCCGGCCGCTTGATGCCGGAGCTTGGAGGCAAGCCCGAGCATCTGGACATCGTGGGCGTCAATGTTTATGCACACAATCAATGGTATTTGAACGGTCCCCCGATTCGCCGGGGGGAGCCGCTGTATCGTCCGTTGCGCGAGATTCTGGCCGAGGTTTATCAGCGTTATGAAAGACCTCTATTCATCGCGGAGACCGGCGCGGAGGGTGACCGCCGTATTCCCTGGCTGCGCTACGTCTGCGATGAGGTGGCTAGCGCCTTGGACAACGGTGTTCCGGTAGGCGGCATCTGCCTGTATCCCATCACCGATTACCCCGGCTGGGACAATGATCGGCATTGCCCAACAGGTATGCTGGGGTTTGCAGATGCAGCGGGATGCCGTCCGGTCTACCAGGAGTTGGGCGAGGAGGTGCTAAGGCAGAGTGAACGGCTCTTGCGGAGTTCTCAGCGGCCCGCCTAA
- a CDS encoding ABC transporter substrate-binding protein, with translation MKLQRTAIHSGIALVIAAAMSGQSVYAQSMTVALYGGIAQKAITTCVLDPFSQKTGVTITPDIGSSAVTLTKLVTQRNKPSIDVAWVDGGVSEQAWSQGVLEEQDPSRIPNLENLIHQAKYVADNKIYAASNGYYSLGILYNTDLVKTAPTSWQDMWKEEYAGMVALPLAQVSMGLPLFVHIAELNGGSIEDTQPAVDAFRKLDVAAFYNSAGTVSNMFQSQEISVAPHFSSSAFALIKAGGPYKFVNPSDKGIANDMRIHLVRNGPNRELGEQLVNFSLTEEAALCFVREFNMGPYIKGVKVPSEYAAYMPWGESGSIDDLALPNWPELLNRRDQLIEKFENEVVTR, from the coding sequence ATGAAACTCCAAAGGACCGCCATTCACTCGGGCATCGCCTTAGTAATCGCCGCAGCAATGTCTGGGCAGAGCGTCTATGCGCAGAGTATGACAGTTGCCCTATACGGGGGGATAGCCCAGAAGGCCATTACCACTTGCGTATTGGATCCGTTCAGCCAGAAGACGGGCGTTACCATTACCCCGGATATTGGCTCTTCAGCAGTGACACTTACGAAGCTTGTCACGCAAAGGAACAAACCCAGCATTGACGTTGCCTGGGTCGATGGAGGGGTGTCTGAGCAGGCCTGGAGCCAAGGGGTCCTTGAGGAGCAGGATCCTTCGCGAATTCCCAACCTTGAGAACCTCATCCATCAGGCAAAGTATGTGGCTGACAACAAGATCTACGCCGCGAGTAATGGGTATTACTCTCTCGGAATCCTGTATAACACCGACCTAGTAAAGACTGCACCCACCTCTTGGCAGGATATGTGGAAAGAAGAATATGCGGGCATGGTAGCGCTTCCGTTGGCGCAAGTGTCGATGGGCTTACCTCTGTTCGTCCATATTGCAGAGCTCAATGGCGGTTCGATTGAAGACACGCAGCCAGCGGTTGATGCTTTTCGAAAGCTGGATGTCGCAGCTTTCTACAACAGCGCCGGTACGGTCTCTAATATGTTCCAGTCTCAAGAAATCTCTGTAGCGCCTCACTTTTCCAGTAGCGCCTTCGCCTTGATCAAGGCTGGTGGACCCTATAAGTTCGTCAACCCCTCCGACAAAGGTATCGCGAACGACATGCGAATTCATCTGGTACGCAACGGGCCCAACCGCGAGCTAGGCGAGCAACTCGTAAACTTCTCGCTGACCGAAGAGGCGGCTCTTTGTTTCGTGCGGGAATTCAATATGGGGCCATACATCAAAGGCGTAAAGGTTCCTTCCGAATATGCGGCATACATGCCGTGGGGCGAAAGCGGTAGTATCGATGATCTGGCGCTTCCGAATTGGCCTGAGCTCCTGAACAGGAGAGATCAGCTCATCGAGAAATTCGAGAACGAAGTCGTTACTCGATAG
- a CDS encoding MmgE/PrpD family protein — MQFQVVSPDSQEADQTSMSLRLAHYIVSLQSTEIPDRVFDYARLMIADTLGVALAGSTDSSVAPVINLAKRDVGRSAIWGTNIQTTERNASLVNGALSHVLDFDDNNLSMIGHSCAPVLPGLLALADSLNVTLEGIVVAMVVGVQVESVLGATITLEHNARGWHTTATLGTFGATAACAKLLGLDYERTANALGIAASLIGGIRENFGTPTKAMHAGFAAQNGLLAARLAQEGLTSGSSALEGQEGFFALYGSRDCLGGFAEDLSSTFEILNSGPKVYPTCSMIHAGLDVVLQGLSSGLVRPDEVVEVECRVSYHAANIMRYAHCSTPAEARFCIPYCIAVALLYGSIKNEHFTDEAIQNEGVRRAMSMVKVTIDPQQRSKEEFEALYLKGEAYTTIVVTHADAPKYTGKRAIQIGHPANPLSRDGFKRKFETCTVPVIGAQRAEQLWNVLTENDAQSAFSATTQLLLDN, encoded by the coding sequence ATGCAATTCCAGGTGGTAAGTCCTGACAGTCAAGAAGCCGACCAGACAAGTATGTCGTTACGGCTGGCGCATTACATTGTGTCTTTGCAATCCACTGAAATTCCCGACCGGGTATTCGACTATGCAAGGCTAATGATCGCCGACACCCTGGGCGTCGCTCTCGCCGGCAGCACGGATTCATCCGTGGCGCCCGTGATCAACTTAGCTAAGAGGGACGTGGGACGGAGCGCCATTTGGGGAACCAACATTCAGACGACCGAGCGTAATGCGTCACTCGTCAATGGCGCGTTGAGCCACGTACTCGATTTCGATGACAACAACCTGTCCATGATTGGACACTCTTGTGCTCCGGTCCTTCCCGGCCTGCTGGCGTTAGCGGACTCGTTAAACGTAACGCTCGAAGGTATCGTGGTGGCGATGGTAGTCGGTGTGCAGGTGGAAAGTGTCCTCGGAGCGACGATCACCTTGGAGCACAACGCTCGTGGATGGCATACAACTGCTACGTTGGGCACTTTTGGCGCGACAGCCGCCTGCGCGAAGTTGTTGGGTCTGGATTATGAACGGACCGCCAATGCTCTCGGTATCGCCGCCTCGCTGATCGGTGGAATTCGAGAAAACTTTGGCACGCCTACCAAGGCGATGCATGCTGGGTTTGCTGCTCAGAATGGGCTGCTTGCGGCGCGCCTTGCGCAAGAGGGCCTGACTTCTGGTTCGTCGGCCCTGGAAGGTCAAGAAGGTTTCTTCGCGCTGTATGGCTCGCGGGATTGTTTAGGCGGCTTCGCGGAGGATCTGAGCTCGACATTCGAAATTCTGAATTCAGGGCCAAAGGTTTACCCCACTTGCTCCATGATTCATGCAGGCCTGGATGTGGTCCTTCAAGGGTTAAGCAGTGGCTTGGTGCGTCCAGATGAAGTGGTGGAAGTAGAGTGCCGTGTCAGCTATCACGCCGCAAATATTATGCGCTATGCCCATTGCAGCACGCCCGCAGAAGCGCGGTTTTGCATTCCCTATTGCATCGCGGTTGCCCTGCTTTATGGAAGCATCAAAAACGAGCATTTCACTGACGAAGCCATTCAGAATGAAGGCGTGCGCAGAGCAATGTCCATGGTCAAGGTGACTATCGACCCGCAACAGCGCTCCAAAGAAGAGTTTGAGGCGCTGTACCTAAAGGGCGAGGCGTACACAACGATAGTCGTCACCCACGCAGATGCGCCTAAATACACGGGTAAGCGTGCTATACAAATCGGCCATCCTGCTAATCCTCTGAGTCGTGACGGCTTTAAACGAAAGTTTGAGACGTGCACTGTTCCGGTGATTGGCGCGCAACGCGCAGAACAGCTTTGGAACGTACTTACTGAAAACGATGCGCAAAGTGCTTTCTCGGCAACGACTCAACTTCTATTAGACAACTAA
- a CDS encoding DctP family TRAP transporter solute-binding subunit, which translates to MKGYLFSGVVLAALISSHATAATTVRFAHHYEPTHPGHTCLAQPMAESINAANVGLDVKVFTNGQLGTPQELVEQLAIGEAQLTVAAASDLGAFYKPISVMDVAYFFDDYDAIMQFAGSDVGKQMYADVVKTANIRIVGTWLYGTRHLTANRPVRNTAEMAGLKIRTPGAAIMMSNIQAMGGSATPMAFGEVYLGLQQGTIDAQENPLPTIQNMKFYEQQKYLMLTSHLVMPSFTLVSEFFWKTLNDEQRAAVEKAAVETAAAITGCIQSEEKAILDQWRSDKTIEIIEVDIDAFRAKTIEHYSSKPDASWGDVYKKHMGVAN; encoded by the coding sequence ATGAAGGGATACCTATTCTCTGGCGTAGTGCTCGCGGCGCTAATATCCAGCCACGCTACAGCTGCCACGACGGTTCGCTTTGCGCATCACTATGAACCCACCCACCCGGGGCACACATGCCTTGCACAACCCATGGCCGAATCCATCAACGCCGCGAACGTCGGCCTGGATGTCAAAGTTTTTACCAACGGCCAGTTAGGGACCCCTCAGGAACTGGTGGAGCAGTTGGCCATCGGCGAAGCGCAGCTTACCGTTGCTGCAGCGTCTGACCTAGGCGCTTTTTACAAGCCTATTTCGGTGATGGACGTTGCTTACTTCTTTGACGATTATGACGCGATCATGCAGTTCGCTGGAAGTGATGTCGGGAAGCAGATGTATGCCGACGTCGTAAAAACGGCAAACATTAGAATCGTCGGGACCTGGTTGTATGGAACGCGTCACCTGACTGCTAACCGGCCCGTTCGCAACACTGCTGAAATGGCTGGGCTGAAGATTCGGACGCCTGGCGCCGCCATCATGATGAGCAATATTCAGGCGATGGGAGGCAGTGCAACACCGATGGCGTTCGGCGAGGTTTACCTAGGCTTGCAACAGGGGACGATTGATGCGCAAGAGAACCCCCTTCCGACCATCCAGAATATGAAGTTCTATGAGCAACAAAAATATCTGATGCTTACGTCTCATCTCGTCATGCCCAGTTTTACTCTGGTGTCCGAGTTCTTCTGGAAGACGCTTAACGACGAACAGAGAGCCGCCGTAGAAAAGGCCGCTGTTGAAACTGCGGCAGCTATTACGGGCTGCATTCAAAGCGAGGAAAAGGCGATCCTGGATCAGTGGCGTTCGGACAAAACGATTGAAATCATCGAGGTGGACATCGATGCCTTTCGAGCAAAAACGATCGAGCACTATTCGAGCAAACCCGACGCTTCCTGGGGTGACGTATATAAGAAGCACATGGGTGTAGCCAACTAA